A genomic region of Equus caballus isolate H_3958 breed thoroughbred chromosome 1, TB-T2T, whole genome shotgun sequence contains the following coding sequences:
- the DAD1 gene encoding dolichyl-diphosphooligosaccharide--protein glycosyltransferase subunit DAD1: MGGPELGYSCAHAQTLHPVWWSGLLGVWSSGPSTERVVMSASVVSVISRFLEEYLSSTPQRLKLLDAYLLYILLTGALQFGYCLLVGTFPFNSFLSGFISCVGSFILAVCLRIQINPQNKADFQGISPERAFADFLFASTILHLVVMNFVG, translated from the exons ATGGGAGGGCCGGAGCTGGGCTACAGCTGTGCGCATGCGCAAACACTACATCCGGTGTGGTGGTCGGGTCTGCTGGGAGTTTGGAGCTCCGGCCCGAGTACCGAACGAGTAGTCATGTCGGCGTCGGTAGTGTCGGTCATTTCGCGGTTCTTGGAAGAGTACTTGAGCTCCACTCCTCAGCGTCTGAAGTTGCTGGACGCTTACCTGCTGTATATACTGCTGACCGGGGCGCTGCAGTTCGGTTATTGTCTCCTCGTGGGGACCTTCCCGTTCAACTCTTTTCTCTCGGGCTTCATCTCTTGTGTGGGGAGCTTCATCCTAGCGG TTTGCCTGAGAATACAGATCAACCCACAGAACAAAGCGGATTTCCAAGGCATCTCCCCAGAGCGAGCCTTTGCTGATTTTCTCTTTGCCAGCACCATCCTGCACCTTGTTGTCATGAACTTCGTTGGCTGA